A window of Candidatus Anstonellales archaeon contains these coding sequences:
- a CDS encoding OB-fold nucleic acid binding domain-containing protein, whose product MAKISELKAGIGNVDVEGKIIKLEEPREVVTKFGKKLRVANAILQDESGEIALSLWGDDIDKVKEGSTIRIEQGWVSEFKGTPQLSCGRFGKLTVI is encoded by the coding sequence ATGGCAAAGATTTCTGAACTAAAAGCTGGAATTGGCAACGTAGACGTGGAAGGCAAAATCATAAAACTTGAAGAACCACGTGAGGTTGTGACCAAATTCGGAAAGAAGCTGCGCGTTGCAAATGCTATCTTGCAAGATGAAAGCGGAGAAATAGCGCTTTCGTTGTGGGGAGACGACATAGATAAGGTAAAAGAAGGCTCAACTATAAGGATAGAGCAGGGTTGGGTTTCTGAATTTAAGGGAACTCCTCAACTCTCCTGCGGACGGTTTGGAAAACTAACTGTAATATGA